One part of the Mya arenaria isolate MELC-2E11 chromosome 3, ASM2691426v1 genome encodes these proteins:
- the LOC128228096 gene encoding S-acyl fatty acid synthase thioesterase, medium chain-like translates to MSDKVLNCLLRRPQAKWKLFCFPWAGGGAVFYANWGRNMSEDVEVHGVCLAGRESRYNEPVSSDVGHVIQELVSAVKGELNGKPFAFWGHSMGAYLAFLTANHMKKELGAEPNHLFVSGTSGPFSESRRHRTEDVTNYSEDEFIQFLRRIGGTPSEILDNKEYISIFLPALKADFELLYNISAENSDPMPVLSSSIHVFDGSDDAPHDLQAWRSVSSGEFDLTILKGGHFYLKDTECSIKLQQCILQKLSLTS, encoded by the exons ATGTCCGACAAAGTACTCAATTGCCTGCTTCGTCGGCCCCAGGCCAAGTGGAAACTGTTTTGCTTCCCCTGGGCAGGGGGAGGGGCTGTGTTCTACGCCAACTGGGGAAGAAACATGTCAGAGGACGTCGAAG TGCACGGTGTATGTTTGGCCGGTCGGGAGAGCAGATACAATGAGCCGGTGAGCTCGGACGTCGGCCACGTTATACAAGAGCTTGTTTCCGCCGTGAAGGGGGAACTAAATGGAAAACCTTTTGCATTCTGGGGTCATAG TATGGGCGCTTATCTAGCTTTTCTGACAGCAAACCATATGAAGAAAGAGCTCGGAGCCGAGCCAAATCATTTGTTTGTGTCAGGGACATCCGGTCCGTTT TCCGAAAGTCGACGACATCGCACTGAGGATGTGACTAATTACAGTGAAGACGAATTCATTCAGTTTCTCAGAAGAATAG GTGGAACTCCGTCAGAAATTCTAGATAACAAGGAGTACATCTCAATTTTCCTACCTGCTTTGAAAGCTGATTTTGAACTGCTTTATAATATCAG CGCGGAGAACAGCGACCCTATGCCTGTACTAAGCTCGTCCATCCATGTGTTTGATGGAAGTGACGATGCTCCTCATGATTTGCAAG CATGGCGATCTGTGTCAAGTGGAGAGTTTGACCTGACCATTTTGAAGGGTGGACATTTCTATTTGAAGGATACGGAGTGCTCAATAAAGCTTCAACAATGTATATTACAGAAGTTGTCATTAACATCATAA